The genomic stretch AAACAACAAGAAGGCTTTCGCTACCATGCCCGCGATGTCGGTTTATACCGTGCTGCATTGGCCAAATGCCCCATTATCTTAGGCTCAGCCACCCCAAGCATCGACAGTTATCATTTGGTTGAACAAGGCAAGTTGACCTGCTTAGAGCTCAATCAACGTGCCGGTAATGCCATCATGCCAAAGATGCATGTTATCGATTTGAAAATCGCAAAAAAACAGCATGGCATGAGCCAACAATTGTTAGATGAAATTGGAAAATGCTTAGCGCGCAAAGAACAAGTGCTTATTTTTCTCAATCGACGCGGTTATGCACCCGTGTTGCTGTGTGAACAATGCGCTTGGCAAGCCAATTGTCCACATTGCGATGCGCATCTCACCTTACATTATCAACCCTATAGCCACTTGCATTGCCACCATTGCAGTACCATTCAGCGCTTACCCAGCGCCTGTCCTGCATGTCATCACACCAGTTTAAAACCGATTGGGATGGGCACTGCCAAAGTTGAGGCCAGTCTACAAGAACTATTTCCAGATCAACTCATTATTCGGGTTGATCGCGACTCGACCAGTCGGGTTGGCAGTTGGCAGAAAATTCAGGAACAAATTCATCAAAATAAATCGGCCATTTTATTGGGCACACAAATGTTGGCCAAGGGGCATCATTTTCCCTACGTCACTTTGGTTGCGATTTTAGATATTGATGCTGGGCTGCTCAGTGTTGACTTTCGAGCGCCAGAACGAACCGCACAATTGATCGTTCAAGTCGCAGGTCGTTCAGGTCGTGGTGAAAAGAAAGGTGATGTTTATTTACAAACCCACAGGCCTGATCACCCCCTATTACTCACTCTGATTCACAAAGACTATCGCGCTTTTGCCAAGCAAACCTTGATTGAACGACAACAGGCATTATTACCGCCCTATCGTTATGCCGCATTGTTGCGCTGTGAGTCGAGAAGCCAAGAAAATAATCAGCAATTTCTAAAGCAGATGTCACAACAATTACAACAACAATCCACACCTGTCCCATTACCGCCAGCATCACTGCCGCTGATTGATATTTGGGGACCGATTCCGGCACCAATGGAACGTAAAGCAGGTCGCTATCAAGCGCATATGGTTTTATTGTCGGCAGAGCGGGCAAAAATGCATTTTTATCTCAGACATTGGTGGCAACAGCTACTCAAAGAAAAACCATCAGATTTAAAAATTTCGATTGATATCGATCCTCAAGAGCTGAATTAAATTAAATATGTTCATTTAATAAATCACCTGATGTTGGCCTATATGTAATATCAAAACATAGATTTAGCAATAAAAGATCTAGCAATAACAGCAGCGCAGACATACCTCACGGCTGTTGTGTAGAATGCTTGGTAAATGAATTTAGGTTTAGGGCAAGTTCATGTCATTATTATTACAAACTACCTTATTTCTTGCTGCCGCACTGATCATTGTGCCTTTAGCAAAAAAACTAGGCATTGCCACGGTATTGGGTTACTTATTGACGGGAATTATTCTCGGCCCAAGCGTATTCAATATTGCCAATGACCCTGCCGCCATTATGCAGTTGGCGGAGTTCGGGGTTATTTTATTGATGTTCCTAATTGGTCTTGAACTTCGCCCACAACGTCTTTGGGAAATGCGCAGCTCAATTTTTGTCAGTGGCAGTGCACAAGTACTGCTCACTGGTGCCGTACTCATGTTACTGATGTGGCTATTGCTTGGACAAAGTCTGAGTGTCAGTTTTGTGCTTGGGTTCGCCTTGGCACTTTCTTCCACTGCTTTTGTCTTGCAATTACTCTCCGAAAAACAACAACTCAACACCAATTATGGGCAACGCTCTTTTTCAATTTTACTGTTTCAAGATATCGCAGCAATTCCATTATTAGCAGTGATTCCGCTGCTGGCGATCCATCAACAAAGCAGCAATCATGGGATTGCTTATTTCGCGGCCATTATTGCCGCCTTTACTGGATTGTTTTTATTTAGCCGCTATGTAATGCGTCCATTTTTTCGCTTTGTGGCCAAAAGTGGTGCGACAGAACTGATTACTGCTGTGGGCCTATTCATCGTCTTGGCCGTGGTACTGCTGATGGATACCTTGGCGATTAGCACCACCTTAGGTGCCTTCTTCACAGGCGTGCTATTGGCCGACTCTGAATTTAGACATGAAATTGAAGCCAGCATTACCCCATTTAAGGGCTTATTACTCGGTCTATTTTTTATGACCGTGGGCATGACCACCCAGTTGTCGTTGTTCCAGGAAATGCCACTCCTGATTATCGGTGGGGCGATTGCCTTGATGTTAATC from Acinetobacter pullicarnis encodes the following:
- a CDS encoding primosomal protein N'; protein product: MPNSVDPNSPIYRIRVAVPVHLYDCFDYKLSAEQYQQAHIGARVAISFGRRHLIGVIVEKIPTDVPLNSSFQLKAIDALLDDRAILNEQVLSLLTWSANYYQFPLGEVIQTALPSLLRQGKPYNLLATVWNVLKPSAENELKRSEKQRNAYKLLSVHPQGTSEHLLNLSGIENSTLKALQKKGLIDTALKPQDFSAPPVQMAQMPLTANPDQRLAIQQILKAQNKYQAFLLDGLTGSGKTEVYLQVMQEVLKKGKQVLVLVPEIGLTPQTIDRFQSRFHCHIALLHSGLNDSKRLQAWQYAETGKAAIILGTRSAIYTPMPNLGLIILDEEHDLSFKQQEGFRYHARDVGLYRAALAKCPIILGSATPSIDSYHLVEQGKLTCLELNQRAGNAIMPKMHVIDLKIAKKQHGMSQQLLDEIGKCLARKEQVLIFLNRRGYAPVLLCEQCAWQANCPHCDAHLTLHYQPYSHLHCHHCSTIQRLPSACPACHHTSLKPIGMGTAKVEASLQELFPDQLIIRVDRDSTSRVGSWQKIQEQIHQNKSAILLGTQMLAKGHHFPYVTLVAILDIDAGLLSVDFRAPERTAQLIVQVAGRSGRGEKKGDVYLQTHRPDHPLLLTLIHKDYRAFAKQTLIERQQALLPPYRYAALLRCESRSQENNQQFLKQMSQQLQQQSTPVPLPPASLPLIDIWGPIPAPMERKAGRYQAHMVLLSAERAKMHFYLRHWWQQLLKEKPSDLKISIDIDPQELN